A genomic region of Nostoc sp. UHCC 0702 contains the following coding sequences:
- a CDS encoding type I polyketide synthase, protein MTSLPSDTNQLSALQQSLFVVQKLKTKLAEIESAKTEPIAIVGMSCRFPGGADNPEAFWQLLYQGVDAIAEVPSDRWDVDTYYDPNPDAPGKIYTRSGAFLKEVDKFDPQFFGISPREATNLDPQQRLLLEVSWEALENAGQPPQQLASSQTGVYVGIGQNDYAQLQMKFGDPTRIDTYSGTGNGFCFASGRLSYVLGLQGPNMAIDTACSSSLIAIHLACQSLRAGECHLALAGGVQLVLSPEVTIFLSRAHALSPDGRCKTFDASANGYGRGEGCGIVVLKRLSDAIANNDNILAVIRGSAINHDGPSSGLTVPNGLAQQKLINEVLKNAKVEPAQVSYVETHGTGTALGDPIEVEGLGLTFGKGRSPENPLMIGSVKTNIGHLEAAAGVAGLMKVVLALQNQTIPPHLHFQQPNPHVKWDELPITVPTQPVPWLAGTQPRIAGLSSFGISGTNAHIIIEEAPKLPVKTQTSAERPLHLLTLSAKTSKALQKLIHQYQSHLVAHPEQILADICFSANTGREHFGYRLGVVAATVNELAEKFQTLTTTTEVTGGFSNQVAVNTQPKIAYLMTGQGSQYVGMAKELYHSQPTFKQALDKCDQILSQYLDTSILDIIYAKTETSDKLEQTAYTQPALFAIEYALCQLWQSWGIAPSTVMGHSVGEYVAACIAGIFSLEDGLKLIAARGRLMQALPHNGAMAAVMADAGLVKQLISPEIAIAAINAPQNTVISGTKTAVNELCGKLHNQGIKTTALAVSHAFHSPLMQPMLAEFAHIAQQISYHPPQINIISNITGELVRDEMTTAEYWCRHILQPVQFAAGVRTLQQLNCQIWLEVGPKPVLLGMARQCLDNTEVDIVAWLPSLRPGQSDWQQILASLAQMYVAGVTVNWSGFDQDYGRRRVLLPTYPFQRQRFWVDLPQHQTSPANQTAIANLLHQGDTAKLIELVTKAGNFSPKQSDLLPEILEILVKQHHKQLNKPANNDWLYRVQWQAKPRQDLATSHQVTLGSWLIFADSAGVGEALAAQLQQQGQHCLLVYPGDSYAVQNDGTYSLNPSHPEDFAQLIAEVVIPSPLPLQRILHMWSLDADPETDLTIATLAQAQNVGCGSLLHLVQALVKQTGFVSPPSLWLVTKGAMPVETKLPAIAQAPIWGFGRVISLEYPQIWGGMVDLAADTPPAQAAQLLLAEIADAQGEDHIAWRSEQRYVARLVQHSRTDSVALTWRPDSTYLITGGLGALGLHLAQWMVDQGVRHLVLLARRAAADAAQAIIHKWEQMGVKVLVAQADVSNYQAMYEVFQDIQTTMPPLRGVIHAAGVPGVQGIADIDMATLNQVLYPKVLGGWILHTLTADIELDFFVGFSSIASVWGSKGQAHYAAANHFLDMLAYYRQSQGKPTVSVNWGPWAGGGMTGEESQSLLDKMGVTGLEPRLAIAALEQLLTGASPQVTVANVNWQIFKGLYEMRGLRPLFQGISVSSQPTETAALQPSAFLEQLQAAPATSRQELLINHIKSLVAQVLGFAASELPDIQTGFFEMGMDSLMAVELKNRLEKSLGLPLPATLAFEAPNIQDLARYLATEILGWEDSPDTADATTIDAQTMALLEVEQLTDDEVRASMAQELGELESLLRGN, encoded by the coding sequence ATGACTTCGCTGCCATCCGATACCAACCAATTATCAGCACTGCAACAATCGCTGTTTGTTGTGCAGAAATTGAAAACTAAACTAGCTGAGATCGAGTCAGCCAAAACAGAACCGATCGCCATCGTGGGTATGAGTTGTCGGTTTCCAGGTGGGGCTGATAACCCAGAAGCCTTTTGGCAGCTACTATATCAGGGAGTAGACGCGATCGCCGAAGTTCCTAGCGATCGCTGGGATGTCGATACTTACTATGACCCTAATCCTGATGCGCCAGGAAAAATTTATACCCGTTCTGGTGCGTTCTTAAAAGAGGTAGATAAATTTGACCCGCAGTTTTTCGGGATTTCTCCCCGTGAAGCCACTAATTTAGATCCCCAACAACGGTTATTGTTAGAGGTGAGCTGGGAAGCATTGGAAAATGCTGGACAACCACCTCAACAGCTAGCTAGTAGCCAAACCGGTGTCTATGTAGGGATTGGGCAAAACGACTATGCCCAATTGCAAATGAAATTTGGCGACCCGACGAGAATTGATACCTATAGTGGTACAGGTAACGGCTTTTGCTTTGCCTCTGGTCGATTATCTTACGTGTTGGGATTGCAAGGCCCCAACATGGCCATTGATACGGCTTGTTCATCCTCATTAATTGCCATCCATTTGGCTTGTCAAAGCTTGCGTGCTGGAGAATGTCACCTCGCCTTAGCTGGTGGTGTTCAGCTGGTTTTATCACCAGAAGTGACAATTTTTCTCTCCCGCGCCCATGCTTTGTCCCCAGATGGCAGATGTAAAACCTTTGATGCTAGTGCCAATGGTTACGGGCGGGGTGAAGGTTGCGGGATAGTTGTCCTCAAGCGTCTCAGTGATGCGATCGCCAATAACGACAACATCCTCGCTGTCATTCGTGGTTCGGCAATTAACCATGATGGGCCTAGCAGTGGTTTGACTGTTCCTAACGGTTTGGCGCAGCAGAAATTAATTAATGAAGTCCTGAAAAACGCCAAAGTTGAACCAGCACAAGTCAGTTATGTAGAAACTCACGGTACAGGCACAGCTTTAGGCGACCCAATTGAAGTAGAAGGATTAGGGCTGACCTTTGGTAAAGGGCGATCGCCAGAAAATCCCTTGATGATTGGTTCGGTAAAAACCAATATTGGACACCTAGAAGCCGCAGCAGGTGTAGCAGGTTTAATGAAAGTAGTCCTAGCTTTGCAAAACCAAACCATCCCACCACACCTGCACTTTCAGCAACCCAATCCCCATGTGAAATGGGATGAGTTACCGATTACTGTTCCCACTCAACCAGTTCCCTGGTTAGCAGGCACACAACCACGCATTGCTGGGCTAAGTTCCTTCGGGATTAGCGGCACAAATGCCCACATCATTATAGAAGAAGCACCTAAATTACCAGTTAAGACTCAAACATCAGCAGAACGTCCCCTACATCTACTGACGCTCTCAGCAAAAACTTCTAAAGCACTACAAAAACTTATACATCAATATCAATCACATTTAGTAGCCCATCCCGAACAAATACTAGCCGATATTTGCTTTAGTGCCAACACAGGACGCGAACATTTTGGCTATCGGTTGGGTGTAGTGGCGGCTACAGTGAATGAATTGGCTGAGAAATTCCAGACTTTGACGACGACAACAGAAGTCACTGGCGGATTTAGCAATCAAGTTGCAGTTAATACCCAGCCAAAAATCGCCTATTTAATGACAGGGCAAGGTTCGCAGTATGTAGGCATGGCAAAAGAACTCTACCACAGCCAACCCACATTCAAACAAGCCCTCGACAAATGCGACCAAATCCTCAGTCAGTACCTAGACACATCGATCCTCGACATCATCTACGCCAAAACAGAGACAAGCGATAAATTAGAGCAAACAGCCTATACCCAACCAGCACTATTCGCCATCGAATACGCCCTATGTCAACTGTGGCAAAGTTGGGGCATAGCACCCAGTACAGTCATGGGACACAGCGTAGGGGAATACGTCGCCGCCTGTATCGCGGGGATATTCAGTCTAGAAGATGGATTAAAACTGATAGCCGCCAGAGGTAGGCTCATGCAAGCCCTACCGCACAACGGCGCAATGGCAGCAGTCATGGCTGATGCTGGCTTAGTCAAACAACTGATTTCCCCAGAAATAGCCATAGCCGCCATCAACGCACCACAAAACACAGTCATCTCCGGCACAAAAACCGCAGTCAATGAGTTGTGTGGCAAACTCCACAACCAAGGCATCAAAACCACAGCCCTAGCAGTCTCCCACGCCTTCCACTCACCATTGATGCAGCCGATGTTGGCAGAGTTTGCACACATAGCCCAACAGATTAGCTATCATCCACCCCAAATCAACATCATCTCCAACATTACAGGAGAACTAGTCAGGGATGAGATGACCACAGCCGAATACTGGTGTCGTCATATCCTGCAACCAGTGCAATTTGCGGCGGGAGTCAGAACATTACAACAACTCAATTGTCAGATATGGTTAGAGGTCGGCCCCAAACCAGTGTTGTTAGGGATGGCGCGGCAGTGTTTGGATAACACAGAAGTTGATATTGTGGCATGGTTGCCGAGTTTGCGCCCAGGACAGTCAGATTGGCAGCAGATATTGGCGAGTTTGGCGCAGATGTATGTGGCTGGGGTGACAGTTAATTGGTCAGGCTTTGACCAAGATTATGGGCGACGGCGGGTGTTGCTACCGACTTATCCTTTCCAACGTCAGCGTTTTTGGGTGGATTTGCCCCAGCATCAAACCTCCCCAGCCAATCAAACTGCGATCGCCAACCTCCTACACCAAGGAGACACGGCAAAATTAATCGAGTTAGTCACCAAAGCCGGGAATTTTTCTCCTAAACAGAGTGATTTATTACCAGAAATTTTGGAAATTCTGGTCAAACAACACCACAAACAGTTAAATAAACCGGCTAACAATGATTGGCTCTATCGTGTACAATGGCAAGCCAAGCCACGGCAGGATCTGGCAACATCTCACCAAGTTACCCTCGGTAGTTGGCTAATTTTCGCCGATAGCGCAGGTGTAGGAGAAGCTTTAGCGGCTCAACTGCAACAGCAAGGTCAGCATTGCTTGCTTGTGTATCCGGGAGACAGCTATGCAGTCCAAAATGATGGTACTTATAGCCTCAATCCCAGCCACCCTGAAGACTTTGCTCAGTTAATTGCAGAGGTAGTCATTCCCAGCCCACTACCATTGCAGAGAATACTGCATATGTGGAGTTTAGATGCAGATCCAGAAACTGACTTAACGATCGCCACTTTAGCGCAAGCCCAAAATGTTGGTTGTGGTAGTTTATTGCATTTAGTGCAAGCATTAGTCAAACAGACAGGATTTGTGAGTCCGCCTAGTTTATGGCTAGTCACCAAAGGTGCGATGCCAGTGGAGACGAAATTACCAGCCATCGCGCAAGCTCCCATCTGGGGTTTTGGTCGAGTCATTTCTTTGGAATATCCCCAAATCTGGGGCGGAATGGTAGATTTAGCTGCGGATACCCCGCCTGCACAAGCCGCACAATTATTACTCGCAGAAATAGCGGATGCCCAAGGAGAAGACCATATCGCTTGGCGTTCAGAACAGCGATACGTCGCCCGGTTGGTACAACACAGTCGCACCGATAGTGTAGCGCTAACTTGGCGACCCGATAGTACTTACCTGATTACAGGTGGTTTGGGTGCTTTGGGATTACACCTAGCCCAGTGGATGGTAGATCAAGGAGTACGGCATTTAGTATTGTTGGCACGTCGTGCGGCAGCAGATGCAGCCCAGGCAATCATTCACAAATGGGAACAAATGGGTGTGAAAGTGCTGGTTGCCCAAGCAGATGTCTCTAATTACCAAGCAATGTATGAGGTATTCCAGGACATTCAAACCACAATGCCACCTCTGCGGGGCGTAATTCACGCGGCTGGTGTACCGGGAGTACAAGGGATTGCAGACATAGATATGGCAACCTTAAATCAAGTGCTGTATCCCAAAGTTCTGGGCGGCTGGATTTTACACACCCTTACCGCAGACATCGAGCTAGACTTTTTCGTTGGCTTCTCCTCCATTGCTTCCGTCTGGGGTTCTAAGGGACAGGCACACTACGCCGCCGCCAACCATTTTCTAGATATGCTGGCATATTATCGCCAATCCCAGGGCAAACCCACAGTGAGTGTTAACTGGGGGCCTTGGGCTGGTGGTGGGATGACTGGGGAAGAATCCCAAAGCTTACTCGACAAAATGGGCGTGACCGGGTTAGAACCAAGGTTAGCGATCGCCGCTTTAGAACAGTTACTTACAGGTGCATCTCCCCAGGTGACAGTTGCCAATGTCAATTGGCAAATCTTTAAAGGGCTGTATGAAATGCGCGGGCTTAGACCGCTATTCCAAGGCATCAGCGTCTCATCCCAGCCAACAGAAACAGCAGCACTCCAGCCATCGGCATTTTTAGAACAACTCCAAGCTGCACCAGCTACCAGTCGCCAAGAACTGTTAATCAACCACATCAAATCCCTAGTGGCTCAGGTGTTAGGCTTTGCTGCATCCGAGTTGCCCGATATCCAGACCGGATTTTTCGAGATGGGAATGGATTCCTTAATGGCAGTCGAACTCAAGAATCGCTTGGAGAAAAGCTTAGGTTTACCACTACCGGCAACCTTAGCCTTTGAAGCACCAAATATTCAAGACCTGGCGCGGTACTTAGCCACAGAAATCCTGGGTTGGGAAGACAGTCCAGATACAGCAGATGCAACCACCATTGATGCACAGACTATGGCACTGTTAGAAGTCGAACAACTGACTGACGACGAAGTGAGGGCATCAATGGCCCAGGAATTAGGAGAACTAGAATCGCTATTGAGGGGCAATTGA